A region of the Maniola jurtina chromosome 11, ilManJurt1.1, whole genome shotgun sequence genome:
GCCGGCGTTCGGTTTCCTGAACGTCCTGATTATAATTGCGACTCTCATGCCAGATTTCTGCATTCGGATTATTTCCGCCAAATGGGGAGCAAGACATATCATCCCTGAAAACTTGATTCCTACAGTTTTTATGACTAGAATGTGAAAgttcatcataaaaatatattatagaatACCTAGGTACCAAGAATTGAAATGATTATAGCTAAtagaaggtaggtacctacgtgaaaTAAATGAACGGTTGGTCACCGGTTGGTAGCCCTAGCGTGAACAACAtcgaaacatattttttaattaaataggataatattatgaccaatctaaaaaaatatttcatcgcTGCATCAGCGTTGAATTGAATAGATACAGAATAAAGGTACCTGTTAATTAAGTACCTTGTTACCTACTAAATAACAGAATGTATCTACGTAAATAATGAAATgggtaggctacttttattctaaAGCATAGAAAGaaaaacttaattatttattagattaaGTTTACGTAAAGACCTAACTACGATTAGTATTATTATTgcgaaataaaaaattatgagcGGAccaaaatgaaaacaaaacatggtaaaataatattgtgatgtacctacttagctataGTTAGGTAactacttttatttatattaaaaattaatttgtacTTTAATTGTATCTAGTCATGTAAGAAGTTAAGcagaattaagtaagtacaataatatttattattacaaatagtacaatatattacaatattatgtacctattacaataGTACAATAATGTTTATTATTGTTACCTATTCACAGATTGGTTGTTCGCTACGGTTGTCGAGCGTAGCGAACGATCAATCATTTAACTACCTAGTTAGTACGTTAATATTATTCGTCATAGTTTGACTGGATAAAAATGTGACCATTGGGTATTAAGTACCCAGTAGGTAGATTAATAATTTTTaggtaaagttaaaaaaatacaggttgATTGTTGTGATTTGTATCTATAATAGATAGGTAATCGTATGACGTGGTGCCTAATCATAGGTCTATTAAATGAAAAtgtgatttaaaataaattttacattaaatttaACTAATTCTCGTTTTAATTTTCTCTTTTGTCAACTTTTCTGCGCCCCTCTGTACTaactattataggtacccaAAGTAGGGTAGACTGGGTAACAGTttgttacaatttttctttgacCGCCCACAACGTGCATTTTGGCTTTATAATACCCCATACTGTATAAAACGCAGTGGATACTGATTACATATACTCTTTGATTGTAACGCATTGTTTCAGTCATAGATTAACCTGTAATACCTGGTTTCAGTCGGCCACAAAGTCGACGGTCAAATGGAGCTACTCACAAAagagaggtaggtaggtaactactcgTAATTACTTGTATTGTTGAGCGATGGTTGATTGATCCTAACTTAAACTTCCGTAAACAATGTTACCCACGTCGGCTGAAGAGATTTGTATAATCTATACAAAAAAGATGCCCGTGCTTACTTATTGTAGTATTAGTCTGTGGTTAAAGTGACAGCGCAGCATATGACATTGGCAACTGTCAAATTGTCAACTGACAGTGAAGTGGTGAAATGACAGATCCAAAATTTTGGCGTCGATTTTGtattgtttactttttaataaatacgAACTATTTCTATTAATTATAAGTTAAATCACTGCTAGTAAATATGTTAAATGCCTTTTGTATACTAAAGTGAGTAAATGACCATAAAACAATCATGAATTTAGAGTTACTCGGTAAGTAAACAGGTTATTTTAACAATTACCTTTTTTTAAGTTTGGAACATTAAATTCTGATGTAGATTTCTTCATATTctgttaattattttgttttttcagaATCTTTCGGCCAAAACTATCCAGAGGtatgtataatttataatttaaacaaagATTTGTTTGCAAAGCTAGAATCAAGAAAATGAAGAGATCCTATTTTTAAGTTTCAAGCTCGAATAAGGCTCTCTGAGCTCACACTTGACATATTTCAATTATAAACAATGATAATATGactataattataatgttaACAACTTGCAGGAATTTGATGGTGCATTAGACTCAATATCCTTGGCAGCAACATGTGCGTTCAACAGACGAGGCACACTATTAGCTGTGGGGTGTAATGACGGCAGGATATTTATATGGGACTTCCTCACCCGAGGCATAGCCAAGTCAATATCAGCACACGTCTACCCTGTATGTAGCCTGAGTTGGTCTAGGAACTGTAAAAAGGTTTGACTAATTTTGGTTAAAATTCTTAATATCTCCACAGTTGAGGCTGGAGATTTATGGTCATTTAAAAACTACCTATTAGTACATTGTCAATCTTAAATTCTAGATTTTGAAGTATATTGATCAATAATCTTTATAGCTGCTCTTTACATAGCAGTGTTTATATAACCCTACTCTCGCCTCATGTATATAGTATAGATTCACATTGACTTGTCTTTTTTCTTGGTAGAAAGTTTATTGCGGACTGCAAGAATACTATGATCACTTTGATTCATTAATTATGTGAATTGACTCTTACCATAATATGTAAGTTTGAGCTAGTTTATTGGTCAGTTAAAATACTGACAGACTGTATTAATACTAGGCCCCATAAGGCTATTAAtatatgtacttttttttttttgcttattgGAAATTATGGTTTATTTggaaatgttttaaattttctaatatttttttacctatttacttaaattttttaacatagAGCTGTTACTATAAATTTTCCAGTTGTTATCAGCGTCAACAGACCACAATGTCTGTATATGGGATGTCCTTACTGGGGAGTGTGAGCAACGGTACAGGTTCCCAACACCAATACTAAGGGTACAGTTTGACCCAAGGAATGACAAACGATTCCTTGTATGCCCCATGAGACATGCAGCTTTACTGGTTGACACAGATGGTGACCATAAGATATTACCTATAGATGATGATGTAAGTAAATCCTCCTTCATCCTATTATtagagttccatacctcaaaaggaaaaattgaaCTCTTATAAAATCACTTTATTGGCgctctgtctgtcaagaaattattaaatttcataATCACCTAACTTCCTAAATATATCTAATCtatagattaaataaataggtaggtatttatagcaccagtaaaaaaaatcagcgaatttgtggttagatcgcaaaaaaaatattaaattgtgtTCACAACAAAATTAacttactaaatcacatatagatggcgctgttgttatTGACTTGCAGTATTGcgcataaaaatgttaaaacattttatatgatggtacggaacccttcgtatgcgagtccgttttgcacttgaccggtttttatagaAGTTCTTTTCTAAGGGTGACATAAACGTCATAGCGTCGTTCGACCGGCGCGGCGACCACGTGTACACGGGCAACGCGAAGGGCAAAATCCTCATCCTCGAGCCGCAGTCGCTGCGCGTCAAGGCGAGCTTCAAAATCACCGTCGGCACCTCCAGCACCACGGGGATCAAGAGCATAGAGTTCGCGAGACGCGGAGAGTGAGTTGTCAACGTCATAGCGTCGACACGTGTATAGTCCGCGTCACGCTgcaatggcaatcggggtatgaggcgggggacgccccgcacacccgcacgtcatccgTACTCACCCGCATCAGCTTGGTGCAGAGGCtctgtgggtgtgcggggcgttcccatTGCCAATTCAAGCTGTCGTGTACTATACACAACAGATCCTCATCTGCGAGCTGCAGTCACTGCGCGTCAAGGCGAGCTTCAAGATCGCCGTCGGCACCTCCAGCACCACGGGGATCAAGAGCATAGAGTTCGCGAGACGCGGAGAGTGAGTTGTCAACGTCATAGCGTCGACACGTGTATAGTCCGCGTCACGCTgcaatggcaatcggggtatgaggcgggggacgccccgcacacccgcacgtcacccgtacTCACCCGCATCAGCTTGGTGCAGAGGCtctgtgggtgtgcggggcgttcccatTGCCAATTCAAGCTGTCGTGTACTATACACAACAGATCCTCATCTGCGAGCTGCAGTCGCTGCGCGTCAAGGCGAGCTTCAAAATCACCGTCGGCACCTCCAGCAGCACGGGGATCAAGAGCATAGAGTTTGCGAGACGCGGAGAGTGAGTTGTCAGTcgtcaatgccatagcatcgtctTGTCTATCTTACCCCTAGAGTGTTTATGTAAAGCGAGAAGCCAGGAGGTTGAATAACCGAAGCTAAATGAAGGGACTGTGGTGGGAGTAATTGTAGCTCATTTAAAAAGTCAGTTCTGTCTGTTTTGGTTTGGTCCGATCCAGTCTGTTCCAATCCAGCCAATTTTGTTTTGCTCCGACCCAGTGCTGTCCAGTCAATCAATATGTATAAgtcaattataatatgtaatagctAACACATTCAATTTATCTGCTTTATATGCGTTTTTGCTAAAATCAGTTAATCTAACGCTATAGACgcttagatgatgcccgcaactttatttcgtcaaatCAGTTAAACATATGAACCgcgaaaagttagcagacagaccaacactagcatttataataattatttttagtattgATTAGGGGAGTGCTACAAAATATGCACTCATTATATTCGGTGCTGTATTAGTGAACTAAAATTTGCTTTATTAGGCGTACGATTAAATAAACCCGGTATAATATATGAATGATTTTGTTTTCCAGCTGCTTCCTTGTAAATACTTCAGATCGAGTAATAAGAGTGTATGACACAAACACGGTGGTGAAATGTGGAATCAACGGGGAGCCAGAGCCCATACAAAAGCTGCAGGATCTTGTCAACAAGTAAGATCATTTTGAGGTTTTATCCTCATTCGCAGCATTTAGATTTCAGAATATCAGTTGGTTGTGTTAATTGCAGCAACATTGACAACATTCTGTAACTGGATGGAGGTCTGATTTTGGCTTAACCTTTTTTTGTGCTTTGGTGAGCATGTTGAATCAAAATCTTACTCTTGTTAAGCCACAAGAGGAACGCTTCAGATCTGGGAGCAGCAtccttgatgatgatgacttaatttttttcaatataaataacgaatattttagaaaaagtaATGTTGGACACGGCGCCACCATCAAACTACAAGTATGTGGTTGATTGCATACTATTTCGCTACCTTAGATTGTCAGCTTCAcagttccaatttcatctgTCATAGTGGGATCTAGAATGACTTACCTTCAACCTTCTCTTCATTTCTATTTTCAGTTCACTTCAGAAAGAGATCTAAGAGCGATTTCAGAGTTGCGCTTTTTTGCGCGTATAAAGCTTGCTTTTATATACGTGCGTCTTTTGTCATACGCATTTCGTTCGAGATACGCGATTGTTTATTAACGCGCGAGTCGCGAAATATCCCAAACCGTACTGCTAATGACTGAACCACTGGTATGAGGAACACGTTAGAATGAGTGTTTGGTTCATTGAATCGCGAAATGTAGTTCGCGTGTGCCAAAATGAGCGCAAACCACGCAGAGATccccgatctgtgtttcctaccaattacaatccgggtatctttaaaacaagagtgaataggcaccttctaggtaaacgcgtcccatcttagaccacatcatcactttacatcaggtgtgattgtggtcaagcgcttgcctatagtgaataaaaaaaaaaaaaaagagaaaccATAGTCTGTAACCACCCTAAAACACTTTATTTCGGTTGCCGCTAGGACAACATGGAAAAAGTGTTGTTTCTCCGGCGACGGCGAGTACATATGCGCGGGCTCGGCGCGACAGCACGCGCTCTACATCTGGGAGAAGTCCATCGGCAACCTGGTGAAGATCCTGCACGGCACCAAGGGGGAACTGCTCCTGGACGTGGTGTGGCACCCCATACGCCCCATCATAGCTAGCATCAGTGCTGGTAAGTGCCGAGGAGGACGATTAGAATCGAATAGGTTAGGAaaagcgctgattttcagggcttgcagtagtcaaatactgcagcatcttgctgaggcaaagcccttttagctcacagacacaataatagttttagtattctctagttttaagtttaattaatatttaagtttaaatgtatcttaattcttattcttgtattttttgtgattgagctaaataaacttttatttattatttatttatttatttaatagaatCCGAAATAGGTCCGATTTCGGATTAAGAAGTTGGGAAAAAAGTTCTAAATCAGTAGTAAATCAATTCGactaaaagcacttgtaaaagtttatttgaatttaaaaaagtttatctTCTAAAATCGTATATTAGCTAGTTCATAAACGCGTTCCCAGAAATTCATCATAGACGCTCTTGGATTCGCGCGGAGTGTTAGATTCTCTCCAACGTCCAAGTAAACAGCGGATACTGCGTTGTACGTGGGCCAGACTACACCCAGCGACGCATCTGGTGTGGGGTTTCTGTAAATATAACAGTGAGAGTGATTGTAGGTATAATGGATTGTTCACCACGTTTGCTATGCCATTTATCTCAAATCTTCGTCAGATCTTTTCCTTTAAGTGAAGCTAAAACACGCGttaatttgattaaataaacTCTTGAGTtagataaaagtaaaaaaatgtaaataatcttGTTTACCCAAATATTGCAAAGTTAGTGTACAGGTCACAGATTTTCTGTATCATTCTGTAGGATGTGGCACTCTTATTGAACGGGAGATTCAACACATTAGGGTTAAACACGTACAATGTATCTTCGTTGTGAGCAACTCCACTTAATCCATATCTCAAGCCAAGTTGGCTCAAAACATTGCGTTCAGACACACTCGAAAactcaaacaaatatatatcaCCGTTTCCTCTAACACTGGATAGACGCCTTGCATATCTAATTATgggataaataaaaaagttggtTGTATAGTTCACGAATATCGGTATTGTATTTAAAGATCTCAACGGCGACCCAGTGAAGTGTTGTCTGATAACATCTGCAAGTTGCAAGTGGAGCGTTGGTGTTGTtcgataaaatatatctattggCACTAAAACTTCTGGAAATCTGTCATAATTGGCGATGATGCTTGAGTTTTCAAGATAGGGTACAGCAAAAATACCTTCGTTTGAAGTGTATCCTAGCAACATATCAACCTCATTTCGTCCTTTCTCTAGTGAAGTGAGAGGTGGTTCTGTCAAAAATCTCTCTTGACCGAAATCTTTTTCCACGACTGGcacagtataatatattttcattacAATCTGAATATAATCTTCTGCTGCAATAACAGATGAATTAGTGTAGAGCAGTTGTCGGACAGGCACAGTTTGGAGAAATTTGAGGAGCGCTGAAGTATTTGTAGCCTCAAAGCCAAGCTTTTTACCAAGTGCGAAGGCTCTTCGCCTCTGTTCGAATGCTGTGGAGTAATCACTAATTGGCACTCCACTCGTTCCTATGCCTCTACGAAACAGCCCTTTCGACATCGGTGACAGTGCGTGTAAAGTCATTGAAATACCGCCCACGCTTTGCCCAAAGATGGTCACCTGGTTCGGATCTCCACcgaagttttttatatttctttgaaCCCATCTTAAAGCAGCTACTTGGTCTTTCAATGCTGCATTTCCGGGTACTTCTGCAGTATCCAAGCACAAAAATCCGGGATTGTCCAGTCTATAATTAATCGTAACGATGACACTATTTCGATCAATTAGGAAATCTGCTCCGTAATAATCATCATTACCAGATCCGGATATATAACCACCTCCGTGGATAAAAAACATGACCGGCAAAGCAGAGCACGGTGGTAACGTTGGGGTGTAAACGTTTAGGAAAAGACAATCTTCGCTTCCAGGCGTGTACGTATTAGTGAGTGAGTCGAATTGAGGACACACACTGCCATGTGCTGTTGCTTTTCGTATTCCTCTCCAAGACCGTGCAGGTTGAGGTGCCTAAAATGTGTTACATGTGATTAGGATTACAATAAAGTAGGTTTTCGGCTCTAGCTGTATTTTGGGCTCTATAGGTTTGATTTTAAGCtttagcataataggtatgtacctaattcTGACTATAGTGAttgaacacaaaaaaaaaaccggctaagtgcgagtcagactcgcgcactgagggttccgtactcgggtattttttccaacattttgcacgataactcaaaaactattatgcataaaaataaataaaaatctgttttagaa
Encoded here:
- the LOC123869655 gene encoding retinoblastoma-binding protein 5 homolog, with translation MNLELLESFGQNYPEEFDGALDSISLAATCAFNRRGTLLAVGCNDGRIFIWDFLTRGIAKSISAHVYPVCSLSWSRNCKKLLSASTDHNVCIWDVLTGECEQRYRFPTPILRVQFDPRNDKRFLVCPMRHAALLVDTDGDHKILPIDDDGDINVIASFDRRGDHVYTGNAKGKILILEPQSLRVKASFKITVGTSSTTGIKSIEFARRGDCFLVNTSDRVIRVYDTNTVVKCGINGEPEPIQKLQDLVNKTTWKKCCFSGDGEYICAGSARQHALYIWEKSIGNLVKILHGTKGELLLDVVWHPIRPIIASISAGVVSIWAQNQVENWSAFAPDFKELDENVEYEERESEFDVEDEDRSVDQAGESRDDEEVEVDVTTCEPVAAFCSSDEEGEDENMLSFLPIAPEIEDPEDGWAATQETVTPSETPEVLEPAAKRTKSKTYDISLKIAPPEQTLPFGGKNKQAAGNKKVAGRPRK
- the LOC123869654 gene encoding juvenile hormone esterase-like, whose protein sequence is MYVTVLFILGTIIWQDVAAVIVRVQQGLLEGEQKRTITGKTLFYSFKAIPYASPPTGSRRFKAPQPARSWRGIRKATAHGSVCPQFDSLTNTYTPGSEDCLFLNVYTPTLPPCSALPVMFFIHGGGYISGSGNDDYYGADFLIDRNSVIVTINYRLDNPGFLCLDTAEVPGNAALKDQVAALRWVQRNIKNFGGDPNQVTIFGQSVGGISMTLHALSPMSKGLFRRGIGTSGVPISDYSTAFEQRRRAFALGKKLGFEATNTSALLKFLQTVPVRQLLYTNSSVIAAEDYIQIVMKIYYTVPVVEKDFGQERFLTEPPLTSLEKGRNEVDMLLGYTSNEGIFAVPYLENSSIIANYDRFPEVLVPIDIFYRTTPTLHLQLADVIRQHFTGSPLRSLNTIPIFVNYTTNFFIYPIIRYARRLSSVRGNGDIYLFEFSSVSERNVLSQLGLRYGLSGVAHNEDTLYVFNPNVLNLPFNKSATSYRMIQKICDLYTNFAIFGNPTPDASLGVVWPTYNAVSAVYLDVGENLTLRANPRASMMNFWERVYELANIRF